In Shouchella patagoniensis, the following are encoded in one genomic region:
- a CDS encoding thiazole synthase, with product MKQKQLVIGGKTLSSRFFLGTGRYPNPYVQNEAIKASGAEVLTFAIRRVNLEAPGEDSILQHLEGRTLQYLPNTSGASNAEEAVRIARLARAAGLSEWIKVEISASEKTLLPDPIETLKATEILVKEGFVVLPYTSDDPILCKRLEEAGAAAVMPGASPIGTGLGILNPYNIGLIAEEANVPIIVDAGLGSASDVALAMELGVDGILMNTPVAKAKDPVKMAKAMKYAIDAGRMSFEAGRIPKKKYATASSQYESLISSFKG from the coding sequence ATGAAGCAAAAACAATTGGTGATCGGTGGAAAAACGTTGTCTTCTCGCTTTTTTCTTGGCACAGGCAGGTATCCAAACCCCTATGTTCAGAACGAAGCAATTAAAGCTTCAGGAGCAGAGGTATTAACATTCGCGATTCGCAGAGTAAATTTAGAAGCACCTGGGGAAGACTCGATTTTGCAACACCTTGAGGGGAGAACTCTTCAATACTTGCCAAACACATCAGGAGCAAGTAATGCTGAAGAAGCGGTACGAATTGCCCGTTTAGCTAGAGCTGCAGGATTAAGTGAGTGGATAAAAGTAGAGATTAGTGCATCTGAAAAAACACTTCTACCCGACCCCATTGAAACACTTAAAGCTACCGAAATACTTGTCAAAGAAGGATTTGTTGTACTCCCTTATACATCGGATGATCCAATTCTTTGCAAACGACTAGAAGAAGCCGGAGCTGCAGCTGTTATGCCAGGTGCTTCGCCAATTGGGACAGGTCTTGGGATTTTAAATCCATATAATATTGGGTTGATCGCGGAAGAAGCGAACGTTCCAATTATTGTTGATGCAGGTCTTGGTTCAGCTAGTGATGTTGCGCTTGCGATGGAGCTTGGCGTTGATGGAATTTTAATGAATACGCCAGTAGCCAAAGCGAAAGACCCAGTTAAAATGGCAAAGGCGATGAAGTATGCAATTGATGCCGGAAGAATGTCATTTGAAGCTGGACGTATACCAAAAAAGAAGTATGCAACGGCGAGCAGCCAGTATGAATCATTGATTTCATCGTTTAAGGGGTAG
- the thiS gene encoding sulfur carrier protein ThiS produces the protein MKIIVNGGQLNSKSLSLYELVVEYELSSQLVVAEVDGEIIDRSHWKETMLQEGMQIELVHFVGGG, from the coding sequence ATGAAAATAATTGTAAATGGAGGACAACTAAATTCTAAAAGTTTGTCACTGTATGAATTAGTTGTTGAATATGAGCTGTCTAGCCAACTTGTGGTTGCAGAAGTTGATGGTGAGATTATCGATCGTTCTCATTGGAAAGAAACAATGCTCCAAGAAGGAATGCAGATTGAATTAGTTCATTTTGTAGGAGGTGGTTAA
- the thiE gene encoding thiamine phosphate synthase, whose amino-acid sequence MRDFHLYVITGEEFHPERNLIDVMEEAIQGGADIIQLRDKTSSKKDLLEKARNLKELCAKYDVPFIVNDHIDIALVVDADGVHIGQDDMPLAEVRKLIGPKKMIGVSSHKLEEALEAEKNGADYIGVGPIFPTKSKVDVVDPVTTSYIQEVKDHVSIPFVAIGGIKLHNVKEVVEAGADRVCVITEIVAAKDVKAASAAMKEALEEAKQ is encoded by the coding sequence ATGAGAGATTTTCATTTGTATGTGATTACCGGAGAAGAATTTCACCCTGAACGAAACTTGATTGATGTGATGGAAGAAGCCATCCAAGGAGGCGCAGATATCATCCAACTTCGTGACAAAACAAGTAGTAAAAAGGATTTACTTGAAAAGGCAAGAAACCTAAAGGAATTATGTGCAAAGTATGATGTTCCCTTTATTGTGAATGATCACATTGATATAGCTTTAGTCGTAGACGCAGATGGTGTTCACATCGGACAAGATGATATGCCGTTAGCAGAAGTGAGGAAGCTTATTGGACCGAAAAAAATGATTGGGGTTTCTTCCCATAAACTAGAAGAAGCATTAGAGGCAGAGAAGAATGGTGCAGATTATATTGGGGTTGGGCCGATTTTTCCGACTAAAAGTAAAGTTGATGTTGTAGACCCTGTAACAACTTCTTATATCCAGGAAGTAAAAGATCATGTCTCCATTCCTTTTGTCGCAATAGGTGGCATTAAGTTGCATAATGTAAAAGAAGTGGTTGAAGCAGGTGCAGATAGAGTTTGTGTGATTACGGAAATTGTTGCCGCAAAAGATGTGAAAGCTGCAAGTGCCGCAATGAAAGAAGCATTGGAAGAGGCTAAACAATGA
- the aspA gene encoding aspartate ammonia-lyase, with the protein MTEYRVERDLLGEKQVPKDAYYGIQSLRAKDNFPITGYPPHPELIRAFGYVKKAAALANKDVGVLRPHIADAIVEASNEVIAGQLNEHFIVDSIQGGAGTSFNMNTNEVIANRAIELLGGEKGDYLKVSPNTHVNMAQSTNDAFPTAIHIAAVHMTQGLTDELRELIKEMASKAEEFDNVLKMGRTHLQDAVPIRLGQEFGSYRKVLVRDLKRISRSADHLHEVNMGATAVGTGLNAKPEYIEKVAIHLADITELPFKTAEDLVDATQNTDAYTELSSSLKILAINLSKIANDLRLMSSGPRTGLNEINLPPRQPGSSIMPGKVNPVMCEVINQLSFQVIGNDHTISMASEAGQLELNVMEPVLVFNLLQSLTILKNGMRVFKEYAISGITANVEHCREMVEKSVGIVTAINPHVGYEVATRIAKEAIETGRAVREICLERGILSEEELNEILDPKEMTKPGIAGSRFLPL; encoded by the coding sequence ATGACGGAGTACCGCGTTGAAAGAGATTTATTAGGAGAAAAACAAGTACCAAAGGATGCGTATTATGGCATTCAATCATTACGAGCAAAAGATAATTTTCCAATTACAGGTTATCCGCCACACCCAGAATTAATTCGGGCTTTCGGGTATGTAAAAAAAGCGGCGGCACTTGCCAATAAAGATGTTGGTGTACTGCGTCCACATATTGCAGATGCAATTGTAGAAGCAAGTAATGAAGTGATCGCTGGTCAGTTAAATGAACATTTTATCGTGGATTCGATTCAGGGCGGTGCAGGAACTTCATTTAATATGAATACCAATGAAGTAATCGCAAATCGAGCAATTGAACTGCTAGGCGGAGAAAAAGGCGACTATTTAAAAGTAAGCCCAAATACGCACGTAAACATGGCGCAATCAACAAATGATGCGTTTCCGACTGCAATCCACATTGCAGCAGTTCATATGACTCAGGGCTTAACGGACGAATTACGTGAATTAATAAAAGAAATGGCAAGCAAAGCAGAAGAGTTTGACAATGTGCTGAAAATGGGTCGTACCCATTTACAAGATGCTGTGCCCATTCGTTTAGGACAAGAATTTGGTTCTTATCGAAAAGTGCTCGTACGTGATTTAAAGCGCATAAGTCGTTCTGCTGATCATCTACATGAAGTAAACATGGGGGCTACTGCTGTTGGTACTGGGTTAAATGCCAAACCTGAGTATATCGAGAAAGTAGCCATTCATTTAGCTGATATTACAGAACTGCCTTTCAAAACAGCAGAGGATTTAGTTGATGCCACGCAAAATACGGATGCGTATACAGAACTTTCAAGTTCATTAAAGATTTTAGCAATCAATTTAAGCAAAATCGCAAATGATTTGCGTTTGATGAGTTCAGGTCCACGCACTGGTTTAAATGAAATTAACTTGCCTCCCCGTCAGCCAGGCTCGTCTATTATGCCGGGTAAGGTTAACCCGGTAATGTGTGAAGTTATTAATCAATTATCATTCCAAGTTATTGGAAACGATCATACGATTAGTATGGCTTCAGAAGCAGGTCAATTGGAGTTAAATGTGATGGAACCAGTACTTGTATTTAACTTGTTACAATCATTGACAATCTTAAAAAATGGGATGCGTGTTTTTAAAGAGTACGCGATTTCTGGAATTACGGCGAATGTGGAACATTGCCGTGAGATGGTTGAAAAAAGTGTTGGTATTGTTACTGCGATCAATCCCCATGTTGGATATGAAGTAGCTACACGAATTGCCAAAGAAGCAATTGAGACTGGTAGAGCTGTTCGCGAAATTTGCCTAGAGCGTGGTATATTATCAGAGGAAGAATTAAATGAGATCCTTGATCCAAAAGAAATGACTAAACCTGGTATTGCGGGTTCAAGGTTTTTGCCATTATAA
- a CDS encoding ROK family glucokinase translates to MKQEFYAGIDIGGTSVKLAFLTEGGDLISKWEIPTDASENGVRIVSDIATSLSEKLPGNSVLLGAGVGAPGFIEMETGFIYHAVNIGWRDYPLKDELEKALGVVVRIDNDANLAALGEKWKGAGDGTEEELFVTLGTGVGGGIITRGQILHGENGMGGEIGHITSIREGGALCNCGKTGCLETVSSATGMVRLAQEAMKKESSSLLHQVGAQALTTKDIFEAAKQGDATATNVVAEATEHLGFAVANLANALNPAKIVIGGGVSKAGDQLLEPLRRVFNQYALPRVAESAEIKLASLGNDAGIYGAVWLAIKAREQSK, encoded by the coding sequence ATGAAACAAGAATTTTATGCGGGAATTGATATTGGTGGAACTTCTGTTAAATTAGCCTTTTTAACAGAAGGAGGGGATTTAATTAGTAAATGGGAAATCCCCACGGATGCAAGTGAAAACGGAGTTCGTATCGTTTCAGATATCGCGACTAGCCTATCAGAAAAGCTACCTGGAAATAGTGTTTTATTAGGAGCTGGTGTGGGGGCACCAGGTTTTATTGAAATGGAAACAGGTTTTATATACCATGCTGTAAACATTGGGTGGCGAGATTACCCGCTGAAAGATGAACTAGAAAAAGCATTAGGCGTCGTTGTCCGTATTGATAATGATGCGAATTTAGCTGCACTCGGAGAAAAATGGAAAGGTGCAGGGGACGGGACAGAAGAAGAATTGTTTGTTACGCTAGGAACAGGAGTTGGGGGTGGCATCATTACGCGTGGTCAAATCCTCCATGGTGAAAATGGCATGGGTGGTGAGATTGGTCATATTACATCCATTCGTGAAGGTGGGGCATTGTGTAACTGTGGAAAAACGGGTTGTTTGGAAACAGTATCTTCAGCAACTGGAATGGTTAGATTAGCGCAAGAAGCAATGAAAAAAGAATCTTCGAGCTTGCTTCATCAAGTAGGAGCACAAGCATTAACAACAAAAGATATTTTTGAAGCTGCGAAGCAAGGAGATGCAACCGCTACTAATGTTGTAGCAGAGGCAACAGAACATTTAGGTTTTGCAGTAGCGAACTTAGCGAATGCGTTAAACCCGGCAAAGATAGTTATTGGTGGTGGTGTTTCAAAGGCTGGCGACCAATTGCTTGAGCCGCTGCGACGTGTTTTCAATCAATATGCATTGCCCAGAGTTGCAGAAAGTGCAGAAATTAAACTAGCATCACTTGGCAATGATGCAGGCATATATGGTGCGGTTTGGTTAGCAATTAAAGCTCGTGAACAAAGTAAATAA
- a CDS encoding YqgQ family protein yields MKTLFDIQQLLKRYGAFIYTRNRATDLQLMQGEIKELHQYGMIDREEYLQALLIIRQELEKLS; encoded by the coding sequence ATGAAAACGCTTTTTGACATTCAACAATTGCTGAAACGGTATGGCGCTTTCATATATACGAGAAATCGAGCAACGGATCTTCAACTCATGCAAGGAGAAATAAAGGAATTGCATCAGTATGGAATGATCGATCGTGAAGAGTACTTGCAAGCGTTACTCATTATTAGGCAAGAACTTGAGAAGTTGAGTTAA
- a CDS encoding YueI family protein, which yields MARDVNEVIDRAIYGALETKPGERRLFLTTILERLHIALTRKQVSSKGIYQEVEQVMKTKQNLHLYVNAELGYQAYADYIRLANVNQITYTIVSPTGETPFGLVLANKDQAVNVADPFIKDEMHDRDISAY from the coding sequence ATGGCTAGAGATGTAAATGAAGTCATTGATCGAGCAATTTACGGTGCGTTAGAGACAAAACCGGGAGAGCGCCGTCTTTTTTTAACAACTATCCTTGAACGACTGCATATTGCACTAACAAGAAAGCAAGTTAGTTCCAAAGGTATTTATCAAGAGGTCGAACAAGTTATGAAAACGAAACAAAACCTGCATCTTTATGTAAACGCAGAGTTGGGTTACCAAGCATACGCCGATTACATTCGCCTTGCCAATGTTAATCAGATCACATATACGATTGTTTCCCCAACTGGAGAAACACCATTCGGACTGGTCCTTGCTAATAAGGACCAAGCTGTTAACGTTGCCGATCCTTTTATAAAAGATGAGATGCATGATCGAGACATAAGCGCATATTAA